One window of Cuculus canorus isolate bCucCan1 chromosome 10, bCucCan1.pri, whole genome shotgun sequence genomic DNA carries:
- the GLOD5 gene encoding glyoxalase domain-containing protein 5, whose translation MSWKEHMNLPPCFIQRLDHLVLTVKSIEDTVTFYSKVLGMEVVTFKGNRKALHFGNQKFNLHEAGKEFEPKARHPIPGSADICLITQVPLDQLLDHLMACGVTIEEGPVARTGAVGPITSIYFRDPDENLIEVSRYNADGTAASGGQP comes from the exons ATGTCCTGGAAGGAGCATATGAATCTACCCCCATGTTTCATCCAGCGTCTGGACCACCTTGTGTTGACTGTGAAGAGTATTGAGGACACTGTGACCTTTTATTCCAAAGTCCTGGGCATGGAGGTGGTGACTTTCAAG GGAAATCGTAAAGCTTTACATTTCGGCAACCAGAAGTTTAACCTGCATGAAGCTGGGAAAGAGTTTGAACCCAAGGCTCGGCACCCAATCCCCGGCTCTGCAGATATCTGCCTTATCACACAGGTGCCCTTGGACCAGCTGCTGGACCATCTGATG GCCTGTGGGGTGACCATTGAAGAAGGTCCTGTGGCCAGAACTGGTGCTGTGGGTCCAATAACATCCATCTACTTCCGAGACCCTGATGAGAATCTGATCGAGGTTTCCAGGTACAACGCAGATGGAACTGCAGCCAGCGGAGGGCAGCCCTAA
- the LOC104066237 gene encoding cis-aconitate decarboxylase, translating to MVYLTLQKSQKLLASSRQVHKTAAHVVARSSPEETVTSSFASFIHAVRPEHLSKIVRHRSKRMILDSIGVGLMGSTTHVFDLALQYCRELYSSVAVSSVYGKPGIKLSPTLAAFTNGVATHSMDFDDTWHPATHPSGAVLPALLAASQMIPPSTKPNGMDFLLAFNVGLEVQGRLMHFSTEAHNIPKRFHPPSVVGTMGSAAATAKLLSLSTAQCAHALGIAASLAGAPMANAATQAKPLHIGNATRLGFEAALLAARGMEANPLILDDIPGCSGFSAFYSVYQPKPLSTPSDHHEFLLEKQDIAFKRFPAHLGMHWVVDAALSVRNLFINYAGSFSPSLIRTIVLKIPVSKYINRPFPSSEHQARHSFQFNACTALLDGEVGLSSFTESSIHRQELRELLDKVVVEHPEDNIANFDKMYGEVALLLHSGDVLTGKCDTFYGHWRKPLSKESLLKKFCSNASHVLPEEKIQTIITMVDNLEDLSDSSQLACNL from the exons TGGTGGCTAGGAGCTCTCCAGAGGAGACCGTGACTAGCAGCTTTGCCTCCTTCATCCACGCAGTTCGACCCGAACATTTGTCTAAGATAGTTCGTCACAGAAGCAAAAGGATGATCCTCGACAGCATCGGGGTTGGCCTCATGGGCAGCACAACGCATGTATTCGATCTCGCTCTGCAGTACTGCCGG GAGCTGTACTCTTCAGTCGCTGTGAGCTCTGTCTATGGCAAGCCAGGTATAAAGCTCTCACCAACACTGGCTGCTTTCACCAATGGAGTTGCG ACCCACTCCATGGACTTTGATGACACTTGGCACCCTGCTACTCACCCGTCAGGGGCTGTTCTGCCAGCCCTCCTGGCAGCTTCCCAGATGATACCTCCAAGCACCAAACCCAATGGCATGGATTTCCTGCTGGCATTTAATGTGGGCCTAGAAGTGCAAGGAAGGCTCATGCATTTCTCCACTGAAGCTCACAACATTCCCAAAAG GTTCCACCCTCCCTCAGTGGTTGGTACTATGGGCAGTGCTGCGGCCACTGCAAAACTCCTGTCTCTCAGCACAGCCCAGTGTGCACACGCTTTGGGCATCGCTGCATCGCTGGCAGGGGCGCCCATGGCAAACGCCGCCACCCAAGCCAAGCCATTGCATATTGGAAATGCCACTCGCCTGGGCTTTGAAGCAGCGCTGCTGGCTGCCCGAGGGATGGAGGCTAACCCCTTAATCCTGGATGATATCCCTGGTTGCTCTGGATTCAGTGCGTTCTACAGTGTCTATCAACCCAAACCACTGTCCACACCAAGTGACCATCATGAGTTCCTCTTGGAGAAGCAGGATATTGCTTTCAAGCGCTTCCCTGCCCATCTGGGGATGCACTGGGTGGTGGATGCTGCCTTGTCTGTCAGGAACCTCTTCATCAACTATGCAGGgtctttctccccttctttgATCCGCACCATTGTGCTGAAGATACCAGTGTCAAAGTATATCAATCGGCCTTTCCCGAGCTCTGAACACCAGGCAAGGCACTCCTTCCAATTCAATGCCTGTACAGCCTTGCTGGATGGTGAAGTGGGCCTCAGCTCCTTCACAGAGAGCAGCATCCACCGGCAGGagctgagggagctgctggACAAAGTGGTGGTGGAGCATCCTGAAGATAACATAGCCAACTTTGACAAGATGTATGGAGAAGTGGCACTGCTCCTGCACAGTGGGGATGTCCTGACAGGCAAGTGTGACACTTTCTATGGGCACTGGAGGAAGCCTCTGAGCAAAGAATCACTCTTGAAGAAGTTCTGCTCCAATGCCTCTCATGTGcttccagaagagaaaatacaaaccaTCATCACCATGGTGGACAACCTGGAGGACCTCTCAGACAGTTCCCAGCTGGCCTGCAACCTGTGA